From Granulicella sp. WH15, the proteins below share one genomic window:
- a CDS encoding cupin domain-containing protein: MTALGQSYGDHVDLYFGDWHAAPAHTAYRSLTEQDLLTPGDVQHPGSKGAVLRFVSSYQHAILPVHAATSKVRLEGQQQIYFVESGTGTATSGSQTIPLSVNVAVLMPANLEFTITNTGDKPLQMYVIQEPTSSGFHPNTTMLSRDENSLPFAATDAEWAYMVKKIFVAADGLATLDEVSTIALDPLTIGRPTVTASTDVEAVWTALRGTGIAFVSNQLRRQTPGTAFLEVPDGKTPHSSINPNEDTDVKFLYFAHKPSPAAPHAN, translated from the coding sequence ATGACTGCGCTTGGCCAGTCCTATGGAGACCACGTCGATCTCTACTTCGGCGACTGGCACGCAGCACCCGCGCATACGGCTTATCGCAGCTTGACGGAGCAGGATCTGCTCACGCCGGGCGATGTCCAGCATCCCGGCAGCAAGGGGGCGGTGCTGCGTTTTGTAAGCTCCTATCAGCACGCCATTTTGCCCGTACACGCGGCCACGTCTAAGGTTCGTCTCGAAGGCCAGCAGCAGATTTATTTTGTCGAATCTGGCACTGGTACTGCGACTTCGGGTAGCCAGACGATTCCGCTATCAGTGAATGTTGCGGTCCTGATGCCCGCCAATCTTGAGTTCACGATCACGAACACCGGCGACAAGCCGCTCCAGATGTATGTCATTCAAGAGCCCACCTCGTCGGGCTTTCATCCCAACACCACCATGCTGTCGCGCGACGAGAACAGTCTTCCCTTTGCCGCGACGGACGCCGAGTGGGCGTACATGGTGAAGAAGATCTTCGTTGCGGCCGATGGCCTGGCTACACTTGATGAGGTCTCGACTATTGCGCTTGATCCGCTCACGATCGGACGGCCGACGGTCACCGCATCCACGGATGTTGAGGCTGTATGGACCGCGTTACGTGGCACGGGCATCGCCTTCGTGTCGAATCAGCTGCGTAGGCAGACGCCGGGCACGGCCTTCCTCGAGGTGCCGGACGGCAAGACGCCACACAGCTCTATCAACCCCAACGAAGACACTGACGTCAAATTTCTCTACTTTGCCCATAAGCCTTCCCCCGCTGCACCTCACGCAAACTAG
- a CDS encoding 2-hydroxyacid dehydrogenase, giving the protein MIRVGVEVSTEESFLGGFTNEVELVRIPDEPASTIDIDFWIAPFSSATARKQWPHLRGVRVVQSLFAGVDALLKILPPEVILCDARGVHDIPTAEWAVTAVLAMQKYLPFYLDLQRKHDWDGKEDAEKIYLMQPGTKAGVNLPALIDEVAESTILIVGYGSIGQAIEARLTAFGPKFLRVARSARPGVEPVDRLDDLLPHADIVVLIMPLTSETHHLFNAERLALMKRGALLVNAGRGATVDTDALLKALEQHHIRAAIDVVDPEPLPTEHPLWNAPNLLLTPHVASDSAHTARRAFELATQQALRFARQEPLQNIVVGEY; this is encoded by the coding sequence ATGATTCGCGTTGGAGTGGAAGTATCAACCGAGGAGTCTTTTCTCGGCGGCTTTACGAATGAGGTCGAGCTGGTCCGAATCCCGGATGAGCCTGCATCGACCATCGATATCGACTTCTGGATTGCGCCTTTCTCCTCGGCTACGGCCCGTAAGCAATGGCCTCATCTGCGGGGAGTTCGAGTGGTGCAATCCCTCTTCGCCGGGGTCGATGCCTTGCTCAAGATTCTTCCGCCCGAAGTAATACTGTGCGATGCGCGCGGCGTGCATGACATCCCCACGGCGGAGTGGGCAGTCACCGCGGTGCTTGCCATGCAGAAGTACCTTCCGTTCTATCTGGACTTGCAGCGAAAGCATGACTGGGATGGCAAGGAAGACGCCGAGAAGATCTACCTGATGCAGCCGGGAACAAAGGCGGGTGTCAACTTGCCGGCCCTTATTGATGAGGTGGCCGAGAGCACAATCCTCATCGTAGGCTATGGCTCCATCGGGCAGGCCATTGAGGCTCGTCTCACAGCCTTCGGGCCGAAGTTTCTGCGTGTTGCCCGTAGCGCTCGGCCGGGTGTTGAACCGGTTGATCGTCTCGACGACCTGCTGCCGCATGCCGATATCGTAGTGCTCATCATGCCGCTCACCTCAGAGACGCACCATCTCTTCAATGCCGAGCGGCTTGCCCTGATGAAGCGTGGGGCATTGCTCGTCAATGCGGGGCGCGGTGCGACTGTCGATACAGATGCACTGCTCAAGGCATTGGAGCAACATCATATCCGCGCCGCGATTGATGTCGTCGATCCCGAGCCACTTCCTACGGAGCATCCGCTTTGGAACGCCCCAAATCTTTTGCTGACGCCGCATGTCGCCAGCGATAGCGCCCACACGGCGCGGCGAGCGTTCGAGCTTGCCACCCAGCAGGCTCTGCGGTTCGCCCGGCAAGAGCCGCTGCAAAACATCGTGGTCGGGGAGTACTGA
- a CDS encoding amino acid permease, with amino-acid sequence MIDSDLKSEIQLPEDNSGSESQRTLHRSLGLYDSTMIVAGSMIGSGIFIVAGEMAREVGSSGWLMVAWLIAGVLTMAAALSYGELAAMMPKAGGQYVYLREAYSPLWGFLYGWTLFLVIQTGTIAASAVGFSRYLGVLWSPISESKYLIPPIHILPGYAVSLSTAQLVSLLLIAFLTWTNSSGLKYGKGVQNTFTTVKIGSLIGVILIGLLLGWKSSVVHMNFDHAWTPSGVTPPSPGLSVLTGFGMLVALCTAQIGSLFAADAWNNITFNAGEVRNPARNVPLSLALGTVIVIGLYLLANFAYVVVLPFSAVQHAPSDRVAATMMEAIFPHIGARIIAIAIMVSAFGCMNGMILSGARAYYAMALDGVFFKRAAFVNRSNVPSSALAMQGVWAGVLVLIRTYQPTTQTYGNLYSNLLDYVVSAALVFYILTLAGIFRLRKLKPNAERPYRAFGYPLLPILYIFFASVILIVLLIYRTTTTVPGIVIVLLGVPVYFLFRARLAAPNAD; translated from the coding sequence GTGATTGACTCCGATTTGAAGTCCGAGATTCAACTGCCGGAAGATAACTCCGGCTCTGAGAGCCAGCGCACGCTGCATAGAAGCCTTGGCCTCTACGACTCGACGATGATCGTTGCCGGGTCGATGATCGGTTCCGGCATCTTCATCGTCGCGGGCGAGATGGCGCGCGAGGTCGGAAGCTCCGGCTGGCTTATGGTCGCGTGGCTGATCGCGGGCGTCCTCACGATGGCGGCGGCTCTCTCTTACGGCGAGCTTGCGGCGATGATGCCCAAAGCGGGCGGCCAGTACGTCTACCTGCGTGAGGCCTATTCGCCACTCTGGGGTTTCCTCTACGGATGGACCCTCTTCCTCGTCATTCAGACTGGAACCATCGCGGCTTCGGCTGTTGGCTTCTCCCGTTATCTGGGAGTCCTCTGGAGCCCGATCTCTGAGTCGAAGTACCTTATCCCGCCCATTCATATCCTTCCGGGTTATGCGGTCTCGCTCTCGACCGCGCAGCTTGTCTCATTGCTCCTGATTGCTTTCCTGACTTGGACCAACAGCAGCGGATTGAAGTATGGCAAGGGCGTCCAGAACACCTTTACCACGGTCAAGATCGGCTCTCTCATCGGGGTCATCCTCATCGGACTGCTGCTCGGATGGAAGAGTTCGGTCGTCCATATGAACTTCGATCATGCGTGGACTCCGAGTGGCGTTACGCCGCCGTCACCCGGCCTCTCCGTACTGACGGGGTTCGGGATGCTCGTGGCGCTTTGCACCGCTCAGATTGGCTCGTTGTTCGCCGCAGACGCATGGAACAACATCACCTTCAATGCAGGCGAGGTGCGCAACCCCGCGCGCAACGTGCCTCTATCTCTGGCGCTCGGAACCGTCATCGTGATCGGGCTGTACCTTCTGGCCAACTTCGCTTACGTCGTCGTGCTGCCGTTCAGCGCGGTGCAACATGCGCCTTCGGACCGCGTAGCCGCAACCATGATGGAGGCCATCTTTCCCCACATTGGAGCCAGGATCATCGCGATCGCGATTATGGTCTCGGCCTTTGGCTGCATGAACGGCATGATCTTATCCGGTGCCCGCGCCTACTATGCGATGGCGCTCGATGGCGTCTTCTTTAAGCGGGCGGCCTTCGTCAATCGGTCGAACGTGCCCAGCTCAGCTCTGGCGATGCAGGGAGTCTGGGCTGGTGTTCTGGTTCTCATCCGCACCTATCAGCCCACCACGCAGACCTACGGCAATCTCTACAGCAACCTGCTGGACTACGTTGTATCCGCCGCGCTCGTCTTCTACATCCTCACGCTCGCAGGCATCTTCCGGCTGCGCAAGTTGAAGCCGAACGCCGAGCGCCCCTACCGCGCCTTCGGCTATCCTCTGCTGCCGATCCTCTACATTTTCTTCGCCAGCGTGATTCTGATCGTGCTGCTGATCTACCGCACGACGACGACCGTGCCGGGCATTGTGATCGTTCTGCTCGGCGTGCCGGTCTACTTCCTCTTCCGGGCCAGGCTCGCCGCGCCCAATGCAGATTGA
- a CDS encoding alpha/beta hydrolase, whose translation MIHFETAGEGAPLLLLPGALGTGRSDFSDQIDWFGQHYRVIAPDLRGYGQSRPPKRDFPLGFYPRDAEEMYQLMSGLGFARFAVMGWSDGANVGTLMALQHPESVTQLVVWGGNSFLSAEELHVFQSIRSLSTWSSRAIEPLAEVYGDELQSLWDKYVKGLEDLYASGGDIYRSRLGDIRCPTLILHGEIDPIVPSMHPEILRREIVGSEYFGFPEGKHNIHKRYAELFNQLVLSFLKRTKVD comes from the coding sequence GTGATTCACTTCGAAACCGCAGGAGAAGGGGCACCGTTGCTTCTTCTTCCGGGCGCTCTGGGAACCGGTCGATCTGATTTTTCCGATCAGATCGACTGGTTCGGCCAACACTACCGTGTGATCGCTCCGGACCTTCGCGGCTATGGCCAATCGAGGCCGCCTAAGCGGGATTTTCCCCTCGGCTTCTATCCTCGCGACGCGGAGGAGATGTACCAGCTTATGTCTGGGCTCGGTTTTGCGCGGTTCGCGGTGATGGGTTGGAGCGACGGTGCCAACGTTGGCACATTGATGGCGCTTCAGCATCCTGAGAGCGTCACGCAACTCGTCGTATGGGGCGGCAACTCGTTTTTAAGCGCGGAGGAGCTGCACGTCTTCCAATCCATCCGATCGCTATCGACCTGGTCGTCACGCGCGATCGAACCACTCGCCGAGGTGTATGGAGACGAGCTGCAAAGCCTATGGGACAAGTATGTGAAGGGTCTCGAAGATCTCTACGCATCGGGCGGCGACATCTATCGCTCAAGGCTTGGCGACATCCGCTGCCCAACGCTGATCCTGCATGGGGAAATAGATCCTATCGTTCCCTCGATGCATCCCGAGATTCTTCGTCGAGAGATCGTCGGGTCCGAATACTTCGGCTTTCCAGAGGGAAAGCACAACATTCACAAACGGTACGCTGAGCTGTTCAACCAGCTTGTTCTCTCGTTTCTGAAGCGGACCAAGGTAGACTAA
- a CDS encoding 3-keto-5-aminohexanoate cleavage protein has product MPPLIICVACNGGIQGKEANENIPETPDEIAESVQAAYEAGASMVHVHARDPHDLTLCARDYDPWFEVLQKIRQRCPDIIINSTTGGGPGMTMEERLSCLEAGPEVASLNLAPDMSKFRLKAREAPLSNPHPDLEIDECIPFTYGQIHQFAAEMKKHGVKPELEAYHSGCAYVVKYLIDNDLLAKPYWIQTVMGYQTGSFPTVENVLQLLKEFPEGALWLCSAIGPYQLPLTTLATLMGGHVRVGLEDNVYYSRGRKAKSNAELVSRTVRIARELNREIATPAQARAILGLREQPSSYLSPRPRA; this is encoded by the coding sequence ATGCCTCCGCTTATCATCTGCGTCGCCTGCAACGGTGGCATCCAGGGCAAAGAGGCCAATGAAAACATTCCGGAGACTCCGGACGAGATCGCAGAGTCGGTACAGGCTGCCTATGAGGCCGGTGCCTCGATGGTGCATGTCCATGCGCGTGATCCGCATGATCTGACGCTGTGCGCGCGAGACTACGATCCGTGGTTCGAGGTTCTGCAGAAGATCCGGCAGCGCTGCCCCGATATCATCATCAACTCGACCACCGGCGGCGGCCCGGGAATGACGATGGAAGAGAGGCTCTCGTGTCTCGAGGCCGGGCCCGAGGTTGCATCGCTCAACCTCGCTCCGGATATGAGCAAGTTTCGCCTGAAGGCGCGCGAGGCTCCGCTGAGCAATCCGCATCCGGATCTGGAGATTGATGAGTGCATTCCATTCACCTATGGGCAGATCCACCAGTTTGCGGCGGAGATGAAGAAGCACGGCGTCAAGCCCGAGCTTGAGGCATACCACAGCGGATGCGCCTACGTCGTAAAGTATCTTATCGACAATGATCTGCTGGCGAAGCCCTACTGGATCCAGACTGTGATGGGGTATCAGACGGGAAGCTTTCCGACCGTGGAGAATGTCTTACAACTGCTCAAGGAGTTTCCCGAAGGCGCGCTGTGGCTCTGCTCGGCGATTGGTCCTTATCAGCTTCCTCTGACCACGCTGGCCACGCTGATGGGTGGCCACGTGAGAGTGGGGCTCGAGGACAACGTCTACTACTCCCGCGGCCGCAAGGCCAAAAGCAACGCGGAGCTGGTAAGCCGGACGGTGCGCATTGCGCGCGAGCTGAATCGAGAGATCGCCACGCCCGCGCAGGCTCGCGCTATCCTCGGTCTGCGAGAGCAGCCCAGCAGCTATCTTTCACCGCGCCCTCGTGCGTAG